One segment of Solanum lycopersicum chromosome 1, SLM_r2.1 DNA contains the following:
- the LOC101259882 gene encoding (S)-8-oxocitronellyl enol synthase CYC2-like yields the protein MNWWLSRSIHNAQQKNVEYRGTHENVGLIIGVTGVVGNSLAGTLSSTDTPGGPWKIYGVSRRGTPVCSIAKVTYIQCDVSKSTDVQAKLSTLKDVTHIFWVTSAFDLSTSKCCEINGTMFRNVLTCVIPNAPNLRHICLQTGGMHYMEIHRSIDGKLCVTSHDPPFHEDMKRLENVHNFYYTLEDVLFDEVSRKPTLTWSVHRPDLIFGFSPYSTLNIIGTLCVYATICKFIHIPMKFPGTEAVWDSYSNASDANLVAEHQIWAAMCAQGKNRAFNITNGDVFKWKHLWKVLAEEIGVEYVEFNATEKIISLSEMMKDKGPVWDKIVKDNKLIPTKLEEVGLWGFADMLLGGGTCRLSSVNRSKENGFIGFRNSINSFIFWIHKAKHNRLIP from the exons ATGAACTGGTGGTTGTCAAGATCCATCCATAATGCACAGCAG AAAAATGTTGAGTATCGCGGAACACATGAAAATGTTGGCCTTATTATTGGAGTGACTGGTGTAGTTGGCAACAGTTTGGCTGGAACACTCTCATCCACTGACACCCCAGGCGGCCCGTGGAAGATCTACGGTGTGTCAAGACGAGGGACGCCAGTCTGTagcattgctaaagtcacatACATTCAATGCGATGTCTCTAAATCAACTGATGTACAAGCCAAATTATCGACCCTAAAAGATGTGACACACATCTTTTGGGTGACTTCGGCTTTTGACCTTTCCACTTCCAAATGTTGTGAAATCAATGGAACAATGTTTCGTAATGTCCTCACCTGTGTCATACCAAATGCACCTAATTTACGCCACATCTGTCTCCAGACGGGCGGGATGCATTATATGGAAATTCACAGATCAATTGATGGGAAACTCTGTGTAACTTCTCATGATCCGCCTTTCCATGAAGACATGAAAAGATTGGAAAACGTTCACAACTTCTACTACACGTTAGAAGATGTATTGTTCGATGAAGTATCTAGAAAACCAACCCTAACATGGTCCGTCCATAGACCTGATTTGATTTTCGGGTTTTCACCTTATAGCACGTTGAACATTATTGGAACACTTTGTGTATACGCAACGATATGCAAATTCATACACATCCCGATGAAGTTTCCAGGTACAGAAGCTGTTTGGGATAGTTATTCGAATGCATCAGATGCTAATTTGGTGGCAGAGCATCAAATTTGGGCAGCAATGTGTGCACAGGGGAAAAACAGGGCATTCAACATTACTAACGGTGATGTGTTCAAATGGAAGCATTTGTGGAAGGTATTGGCGGAAGAAATTGGAGTTGAATATGTGGAATTCAACGCGACGGAGAAGATTATTTCATTGTCCGAGATGATGAAGGATAAGGGGCCTGTGTGGGATAAGATTGTGAAAGACAATAAGTTGATTCCGACAAAGTTAGAAGAGGTTGGATTGTGGGGTTTTGCAGATATGTTACTAGGTGGAGGGACTTGTAGGTTGAGCAGTGTAAATCGTAGCAAAGAGAATGGCTTCATTGGCTTTAGGAATTCAATCAATTCCTTCATTTTCTGGATTCACAAGGCAAAACATAATAGATTAATTCCATGA
- the LOC101260175 gene encoding probable methyltransferase PMT15 — protein sequence MVILADLTHSITSIIKKSNLYYVAATIVLCCTFYVIGFWPQGGDVTSRQLSSTATILPTLPCNPSIKNTNPNSRSSIPIDFTAHHTADELVPLSSSARVNHYPSCNLELSEYTPCEDSKRSLKFDRSMLAYRERHCPEKSELLKCRIPAPFGYKPPFRWPQSRDSVWYANVPHKHLTVEKAGQNWVRFKGDRFTFPGGGTMFPRGADAYIDDIGKLIKLKDGSIRTAIDTGCGVASWGAYLLSRDILPISFAPKDTHEAQVQFALERGVPALIGILATNRLPYPARAFDMAHCSRCLIPWGKYDGLYLIEVDRILRPGGYWILSGPPVNWQDHWRGWNRTADDLKAEQDQIENVARSLCWKKVTQRGDLAIWQKPTNHVHCKINRKVFRKPPFCQEQDPDKAWYTKIDACLSPLPEVSSVKDVAGGPLENWPERLTAVPPRIASSSIEGVTAEGFSEDTELWKKRVAHYKALDSQLAERGRYRNILDMNAWLGGFAAALVDDPVWVMNIIPAEAEVNTLGVIFERGFIGTYQSWCEAMSTYPRTYDFIHADSVFTLYQDRCEVEDILLEMDRVLRPQGSAIFRDDVDVLVNVKSILDGLQWESRMVDHEGGPHVREKLLIATKLYWTAPAPVQDKQ from the exons ATGGTGATATTAGCCGATTTGACACACTCCATTACATCAATTATCAAGAAATCTAATCTTTACTACGTGGCTGCAACAATTGTTCTCTGTTGCACTTTCTATGTAATCGGATTTTGGCCGCAAGGTGGTGATGTAACCAGCCGTCAATTATCTTCAACAGCCACCATTTTACCCACCCTCCCATGCAACCCATCAATCAAAAACACAAATCCCAATTCCCGTTCATCGATTCCCATCGACTTCACCGCCCACCACACCGCTGATGAACTTGTACCACTCTCATCATCGGCGCGTGTAAACCACTACCCATCGTGTAACCTTGAATTGTCCGAGTACACCCCGTGTGAAGACTCGAAGAGATCATTGAAATTCGATAGGAGCATGCTTGCTTACAGAGAGAGGCATTGTCCAGAAAAGAGTGAGTTGTTGAAGTGCAGAATTCCGGCGCCGTTTGGGTATAAACCGCCGTTCCGATGGCCGCAAAGTCGTGACTCGGTTTGGTATGCGAATGTTCCTCATAAACATCTTACGGTTGAGAAAGCCGGACAGAATTGGGTCCGGTTTAAGGGTGACCGGTTTACCTTCCCCGGCGGCGGCACCATGTTTCCACGTGGCGCTGAtgcttatattgatgatatcGGAAAATTGATCAAGCTGAAAGATGGTTCCATTAGAACCGCCATTGATACCGGTTGCGGa GTTGCTAGTTGGGGGGCTTACTTGCTTTCCAGAGACATCCTTCCAATTTCCTTTGCACCTAAAGATACACATGAAGCTCAAGTTCAATTTGCCCTCGAGCGAGGAGTTCCAGCATTGATTGGCATATTAGCTACTAATCGGCTACCTTATCCTGCAAGGGCATTTGACATGGCACATTGTTCTCGCTGTCTCATCCCTTGGGGAAAATatg atggtctttatttaattgaGGTTGATCGAATTTTACGTCCTGGTGGATACTGGATTCTCTCGGGACCACCCGTTAACTGGCAAGATCATTGGAGGGGCTGGAACAGAACAGCGGACGATTTGAAAGCAGAGCAAGATCAAATTGAAAATGTTGCAAGAAGCCTATGCTGGAAAAAAGTAACTCAGAGAGGTGATCTAGCAATTTGGCAGAAGCCTACGAATCATGTGCATTGCAAAATTAACCGAAAGGTCTTCAGGAAGCCACCTTTTTGCCAGGAACAAGATCCCGACAAAGCATG GTACACCAAGATAGATGCTTGTTTGAGTCCACTTCCAGAAGTGTCCAGTGTTAAAGATGTCGCTGGAGGGCCACTGGAGAATTGGCCGGAAAGATTAACCGCGGTCCCTCCTAGGATTGCTAGTTCTAGTATAGAGGGAGTTACTGCAGAGGGCTTCTCTGAAGATACAGAATTGTGGAAGAAGAGAGTCGCCCACTACAAGGCATTGGACAGTCAGTTAGCAGAACGTGGAAGGTACCGTAACATACTTGACATGAATGCTTGGCTGGGAGGATTTGCAGCTGCACTTGTTGATGATCCAGTTTGGGTCATGAACATCATCCCCGCTGAAGCTGAAGTCAATACTCTTGGTGTTATCTTCGAACGTGGTTTCATTGGAACATACCAAAGCTG GTGTGAGGCAATGTCAACGTATCCACGAACTTACGACTTCATACATGCTGATTCGGTATTCACCCTATACCAGGACAG ATGCGAAGTGGAAGATATATTATTGGAAATGGATAGAGTATTAAGGCCACAAGGCAGTGCAATATTCCGAGACGATGTGGATGTATTGGTAAACGTGAAGAGCATATTAGACGGACTACAATGGGAAAGCAGGATGGTTGATCACGAAGGCGGTCCTCATGTTAGAGAAAAGCTTCTAATTGCTACTAAACTGTACTGGACAGCACCAGCACCTGTTCAAGATAAGCAATGA